In a single window of the Dinghuibacter silviterrae genome:
- a CDS encoding sigma-70 family RNA polymerase sigma factor has translation MTDYTNILFPYAYNILGSAEDARDAVQEVLIKHHTEPREGVMNEKAYLIKSVINHSINQKQRQKRTLSEDSWLPEPVATESADAGLYLKDILSYSLLVLLERLNARERAVFILKESFDYSHEEIAEILSFSVENSRKLLSRAREKLFKPAAVSQLDARTNTLLHNYIDAIRGRDLARLEDMLAADIAFYADGGGKLPIAAKFLAGAEAVAALQVRTFFAFLSQTTIREAEINHQPAILYYNGDRLQACQVFDISPETGKILQINAIIDPEKLRGLSRTDS, from the coding sequence ATGACGGACTATACGAACATCCTTTTCCCGTACGCGTACAACATCCTCGGCTCGGCCGAGGATGCCCGCGACGCGGTGCAGGAGGTGTTGATCAAACACCATACGGAGCCACGGGAGGGCGTCATGAACGAGAAGGCGTACCTGATCAAAAGCGTCATCAACCATTCGATCAACCAAAAACAGCGGCAAAAACGGACGCTGTCGGAAGACTCGTGGCTGCCGGAGCCGGTAGCGACGGAGTCGGCGGATGCGGGGTTGTACCTGAAGGACATCCTGTCCTATTCGCTGCTGGTGTTGCTGGAGCGGTTAAACGCCCGGGAGCGGGCGGTCTTTATCCTAAAGGAAAGTTTTGACTATTCGCACGAGGAGATCGCGGAGATCCTGTCTTTCTCCGTGGAGAATTCCCGGAAGTTACTCAGCAGGGCGCGCGAAAAGCTTTTCAAACCGGCAGCGGTGAGCCAACTGGATGCGCGGACAAATACGTTGCTCCACAACTATATCGACGCGATCCGGGGCAGGGACCTGGCCCGGTTGGAGGATATGCTGGCAGCGGACATCGCGTTCTACGCCGACGGGGGCGGGAAATTGCCGATTGCAGCGAAGTTCCTGGCCGGTGCGGAAGCGGTGGCGGCGTTGCAGGTCAGGACCTTTTTCGCCTTCCTCTCCCAGACGACGATCCGCGAGGCGGAGATCAATCACCAGCCGGCTATCCTGTATTACAATGGTGACCGGTTGCAGGCGTGCCAGGTGTTTGATATCTCACCGGAGACCGGGAAGATCTTGCAGATTAACGCGATTATCGATCCGGAAAAGTTGCGGGGACTCTCTAGGACTGATAGTTGA
- a CDS encoding carboxymuconolactone decarboxylase family protein gives MEPRITFQDTRKGMLDTLLKVGQFMHSAQLDPKLQHLLAYRVSQINGCAFCLDMHHKDAIAAGDTEQRLHGMPAWKDSPYYSDAERAAFQLAEELTAHHEASDATFAELEKYFSKEQIADITLGISMTGTWNRINKVFRTPAGNYKPGTY, from the coding sequence ATGGAACCCAGAATCACCTTCCAAGACACCCGCAAAGGGATGTTGGACACCCTTTTGAAAGTTGGCCAGTTTATGCACTCCGCCCAGCTCGACCCGAAATTGCAACACCTGCTGGCGTACCGGGTGTCGCAGATCAACGGCTGCGCTTTTTGCCTGGACATGCACCATAAGGACGCCATCGCCGCCGGGGATACGGAGCAGCGGCTGCATGGGATGCCGGCCTGGAAAGATTCCCCCTATTATAGTGACGCGGAACGCGCGGCGTTCCAACTGGCGGAGGAACTGACTGCCCACCACGAGGCGTCGGACGCGACTTTTGCCGAGCTGGAGAAATATTTTTCCAAAGAACAAATCGCGGACATTACCTTAGGGATCTCTATGACCGGGACCTGGAACCGGATCAACAAGGTTTTCCGGACACCGGCCGGCAACTATAAACCTGGCACCTATTAA
- a CDS encoding DUF4241 domain-containing protein — protein sequence MRTLLLLGWIGLAGCESRNGEYPISKEKLDTVRHNVYPVSVRPLIFETAFFEGTTLTQHSTRLRFCPIHIGDLQVTTGKVIADCPVTVKDGVPFLADFPVGAFPVQLAIATIKTDERVAFSRILFSPAPVARWEMALLRGQKPLPLYDTSYYGYGVDGGIGLFIDSAANAVMQADDKLDSAMTDSMFIYSMKVHTRDTWDYGVYRFKGQNVAVFSTGWGDGFYGSYIGYDAEGKICRLLTDFGVVDWQGEK from the coding sequence ATGCGGACTTTACTCTTGCTTGGATGGATCGGATTGGCGGGTTGCGAATCCCGGAACGGAGAATATCCCATTTCCAAGGAAAAACTCGACACGGTCAGACACAATGTCTATCCGGTCTCTGTCCGTCCCCTGATATTTGAAACTGCTTTTTTTGAGGGGACCACGCTTACGCAGCATTCAACGCGCCTGCGTTTCTGCCCCATCCATATCGGCGACCTACAGGTGACGACCGGAAAGGTGATCGCCGATTGCCCCGTGACCGTTAAGGACGGGGTGCCCTTTTTGGCAGATTTTCCGGTAGGCGCCTTCCCCGTCCAGCTGGCCATCGCCACCATTAAGACAGACGAGCGGGTAGCCTTCAGCCGCATCCTGTTTTCGCCCGCCCCCGTCGCCCGTTGGGAAATGGCCCTGTTACGCGGGCAAAAGCCCCTCCCGTTGTACGATACTTCATATTATGGGTACGGAGTAGACGGAGGCATCGGGCTTTTTATCGACAGTGCCGCCAACGCAGTGATGCAAGCAGACGACAAACTAGACTCCGCCATGACAGATAGTATGTTTATATACAGTATGAAGGTGCATACCCGGGATACCTGGGATTATGGGGTATACAGGTTCAAGGGGCAAAACGTCGCGGTCTTTTCCACGGGCTGGGGGGATGGGTTCTATGGCAGCTATATAGGATATGATGCGGAGGGGAAGATCTGCCGGTTGCTGACGGATTTTGGGGTGGTGGATTGGCAGGGTGAAAAATAA
- a CDS encoding RagB/SusD family nutrient uptake outer membrane protein: MKVRLLLVLVLFASCTKLNETDYSSFITANYYNNENEVISAVLRPYTHTNAWITSSGQVGYWRVSELAGDQLAWPIKGVDGQDNGNWIRLHYHTWVIDDQDIVLNPWNLMYTGVGYCNDPIDNLQSRTATQMGITESEREELIAELHLLRAFYYIKLMDLYGNIPVVTAVGTPTSPPTMSEDSVFQFCESEILAYKDLVPILTPSMVGRMTKAGAFAMLAELYLNAEKWTGKQRWADCISVCDSLINSTAGSQTGGSMALDTDLNSTYSNTNYQSPEIIFCMGYNYQKSTFRCNYNSDFYHFNEQYIYNGTFNGNNGIVLIPGTYTQYQDSDYRKKDWFFIGPQYYLTDPTKPVPGYREYAGQPLVFVDNIRKNITLQPGQNPNTLPSNMTTGEENSGVRFNKYKPGQVTDPNYFSNDWAIYRLSWIYFAKAEALMRQNGGTAPQAAVDLINAVKKRAFSATYWPSAAYTTATLTLPELLNERGREFIFEGWRRQDIIRFGTFSTGSWWDHTPDGDTHQQLFPIPLTAIENNSNLRQNPGY, from the coding sequence ATGAAAGTGAGACTCCTCCTGGTACTGGTCCTTTTTGCCTCCTGTACCAAGCTCAACGAAACAGACTACAGCAGCTTTATCACCGCCAATTATTATAATAACGAGAACGAGGTCATCTCCGCCGTTCTCCGCCCCTATACCCACACCAACGCCTGGATCACTTCCTCCGGCCAGGTCGGCTACTGGCGCGTCAGCGAACTCGCCGGCGACCAGCTCGCCTGGCCCATCAAGGGTGTCGACGGCCAGGACAACGGCAACTGGATCCGGTTACACTACCACACCTGGGTCATCGACGACCAGGACATCGTCCTCAACCCCTGGAACCTGATGTATACCGGTGTCGGGTACTGCAACGACCCCATCGACAACCTCCAAAGCCGTACCGCCACCCAGATGGGGATCACCGAATCCGAGCGCGAGGAACTCATTGCCGAGCTCCATTTGCTCCGGGCGTTTTATTATATCAAGCTGATGGACCTCTATGGGAATATCCCCGTCGTCACCGCCGTCGGTACGCCCACAAGTCCCCCCACCATGTCCGAAGACAGCGTCTTCCAGTTCTGCGAAAGCGAAATCCTGGCCTATAAAGACCTCGTCCCCATCCTGACCCCTTCCATGGTCGGCCGGATGACGAAAGCCGGGGCCTTCGCCATGCTCGCCGAGCTCTACCTCAACGCCGAAAAATGGACCGGCAAGCAACGCTGGGCGGATTGTATTTCGGTCTGCGACTCCCTCATCAACTCCACCGCGGGTTCCCAGACCGGAGGATCTATGGCGCTGGATACCGACCTCAATTCCACCTACAGCAACACCAACTACCAAAGCCCGGAAATCATCTTCTGTATGGGCTATAACTACCAGAAGTCCACGTTCCGGTGCAACTACAATTCCGACTTCTATCACTTCAACGAACAATACATTTACAACGGCACCTTCAACGGGAACAACGGGATCGTCCTCATCCCCGGTACCTACACCCAATACCAGGATAGCGACTACCGGAAAAAGGACTGGTTCTTCATCGGTCCCCAGTACTACCTCACCGACCCCACCAAGCCCGTACCCGGGTACAGGGAGTATGCCGGTCAACCCCTTGTTTTTGTAGACAATATCCGTAAGAACATCACCCTTCAACCCGGTCAGAACCCCAACACCCTGCCGTCCAACATGACCACCGGCGAAGAAAACAGCGGGGTCCGTTTTAACAAGTATAAACCCGGCCAGGTCACCGACCCCAATTATTTCAGCAACGACTGGGCCATCTACCGCCTCTCCTGGATCTATTTCGCCAAGGCCGAAGCCCTCATGCGCCAAAACGGCGGCACCGCCCCCCAGGCCGCCGTCGACCTCATCAATGCCGTCAAAAAACGCGCCTTCAGCGCGACCTATTGGCCATCCGCAGCCTATACCACCGCCACCCTCACCCTCCCCGAGCTCCTCAATGAGCGCGGACGCGAATTCATCTTCGAGGGCTGGCGCCGCCAGGACATCATCCGTTTCGGCACCTTCTCCACCGGCTCCTGGTGGGACCACACCCCCGATGGAGACACCCACCAGCAACTTTTCCCAATTCCGCTGACGGCCATCGAAAACAACTCGAACCTGAGGCAGAATCCAGGGTACTGA
- a CDS encoding SusC/RagA family TonB-linked outer membrane protein, with the protein MRKMLVLFLALSVLAAAASAQTRKISGKVTAAGTNEPLAGVTVQVKGADAGTRTNAEGAFTLTVRDNVKTLVLTSVGYTSQEISVGANDFVTVSLQLATRSLNEVVVVGYGTLKREEITSAVASVKPEDFNQGGARNALDLIQGKVAGLEITRTGGTNPNTGVSIQLRSATSLTGSISPLVIVDGIPGGNLDLLQQDDIASIDVLKDGSAAAIYGTQANGGVIIVTTKKGHAGPPRFDYSTYFRKDFVWRKPDFMTAAQYRQRALSGLYPNLTPIYTEGQYSANTDMFDSLVNKDNLTQYHNLSMSGGTENTSYRASIYYSDLEGIAQANSRRQYGARFSIDQKGMGGRMTGHVDLVTNFNKANLEGGGQWQEALSRIPTLPIHDSTGAFYTSKLTSNPISDIAQTTYLRDQSTNSADASLGLEVYKGLKVAAFGSVMRDSYNDNEYEDLNSDASLYNGTYPGGGYAYQGNTVVTDYAFTPTVEYNHEFGVSHHVNAVAGYNYQYHTETDISMSNQGFINDVTTDNNIGIGQALADGKASEYSYKEAEILIAFFGRVNYSYLDRYFFQASLRHEGSSKFGANHKWGDFPAVSAGWDITREVFMRHTRIFTDLKLRAGYGVTGNSGIAPYQSLVTLTTGGQYAYPDGVYRQTYGPGNNPNPNLKWEKKAETNVGVDFSLLNARLTGSVDVFYRKTTDLLYNYTTQLPPYVQSSIYTNVGSMSSKGIELTLGGTVIKQRDFTWKMDVTGSYTTNKMISFSNSLYQFSHLDLGGISGPGALGNALRIDQGGAIGNFYGKRFAGFDTSGHWLFYKADGKTKVPLSGITQSDYTILGNGIPKYILSWTNSFVYKNWDLRIFFRGRFKYKILNTMDLDYGNKFTLPGNVLNSAFGKYNQLNDTYEYSDYYLQPGGFLKLDNVTVGYTFRIRTPLIRSLRLYASGSNLAIITKYKGNDPDFVEDTGLTTGIDSQNAYPDTRSFLLGLNLGF; encoded by the coding sequence ATGAGAAAAATGCTTGTTCTGTTCCTTGCTTTGTCCGTGCTTGCCGCCGCGGCGAGTGCGCAAACCAGGAAGATTTCCGGGAAGGTCACCGCCGCGGGGACCAACGAACCCCTGGCGGGCGTCACCGTCCAGGTCAAGGGGGCTGACGCCGGTACGCGCACCAATGCCGAAGGCGCCTTCACCCTCACGGTCAGGGATAACGTCAAAACCCTGGTCCTCACCTCCGTGGGCTATACCAGCCAGGAAATATCGGTGGGCGCCAACGATTTTGTGACGGTATCCCTACAGCTCGCCACCCGTTCGTTGAACGAGGTGGTGGTCGTGGGATACGGCACCCTGAAACGCGAAGAGATTACCTCCGCGGTGGCCTCTGTCAAACCCGAAGACTTTAACCAGGGCGGCGCCCGCAATGCCCTCGACCTGATCCAGGGCAAAGTAGCGGGTCTGGAAATCACCCGGACCGGGGGCACCAACCCCAACACCGGGGTTTCGATCCAGCTCCGGTCCGCCACCTCCCTGACAGGGAGCATCTCCCCCCTGGTGATCGTCGACGGGATCCCCGGCGGGAACCTCGACCTGTTGCAACAGGACGACATCGCGTCCATCGACGTGCTGAAAGATGGTTCCGCCGCGGCGATCTATGGGACCCAGGCCAACGGGGGTGTCATCATCGTCACCACCAAAAAGGGGCACGCCGGTCCACCCCGTTTTGACTACTCGACCTACTTCCGGAAGGATTTCGTCTGGAGAAAACCCGACTTCATGACCGCTGCCCAGTACCGGCAGCGCGCCCTGAGCGGTCTTTATCCGAACCTGACGCCCATTTACACCGAGGGGCAGTACAGCGCCAACACCGATATGTTCGATTCGCTGGTGAACAAGGACAACCTTACCCAATACCATAATCTTTCCATGTCCGGGGGGACGGAGAACACGAGCTACCGGGCCAGCATTTATTACAGTGACCTGGAAGGCATCGCCCAGGCCAACAGCCGCCGTCAGTACGGCGCCCGGTTCAGCATCGATCAAAAGGGCATGGGCGGCCGGATGACCGGGCACGTGGACCTGGTCACCAACTTCAACAAAGCCAACCTGGAAGGGGGCGGCCAGTGGCAGGAGGCCCTGTCCCGTATCCCGACGCTCCCCATCCACGACTCGACAGGCGCTTTTTATACGTCCAAGCTGACGAGCAACCCCATTTCCGACATCGCCCAAACCACCTACCTCCGGGACCAGTCCACGAATTCCGCGGACGCCAGCCTCGGCCTGGAAGTGTACAAGGGGCTGAAGGTCGCCGCCTTCGGCTCGGTGATGCGCGACAGCTACAACGACAACGAATACGAAGACCTCAATTCGGACGCGTCCCTGTATAACGGCACCTACCCCGGCGGCGGGTATGCCTACCAGGGCAACACGGTGGTGACTGATTATGCATTTACGCCGACTGTTGAATACAACCATGAGTTTGGGGTCTCTCATCATGTGAACGCGGTAGCGGGGTACAATTACCAATACCATACCGAGACCGACATCAGCATGAGCAACCAGGGTTTTATCAACGACGTCACCACCGACAACAACATCGGGATCGGTCAGGCCCTGGCCGACGGCAAAGCCAGCGAATACTCCTATAAAGAAGCAGAAATCCTGATCGCTTTTTTTGGAAGGGTCAACTACAGCTACCTCGACCGGTACTTTTTCCAGGCCAGTCTCCGGCACGAGGGGTCCTCCAAATTCGGGGCCAACCACAAATGGGGCGACTTCCCCGCCGTATCCGCGGGCTGGGACATCACCCGGGAAGTATTTATGCGCCACACCAGGATCTTTACCGACCTGAAGCTCCGCGCCGGCTACGGTGTTACGGGAAACTCCGGCATCGCGCCCTATCAATCCCTGGTGACCCTGACCACCGGCGGCCAGTATGCTTACCCTGATGGGGTCTACCGCCAGACTTATGGTCCCGGCAACAACCCCAACCCCAATCTGAAGTGGGAAAAGAAAGCCGAAACCAACGTCGGCGTGGACTTTAGCCTTTTGAACGCCCGCCTGACGGGGTCCGTCGACGTATTCTACCGGAAGACCACCGACCTTTTGTACAACTATACCACCCAGTTGCCACCCTACGTCCAGTCCAGCATCTATACCAACGTAGGCTCCATGTCTTCCAAAGGGATCGAGCTGACCCTGGGCGGCACCGTGATCAAGCAACGGGATTTTACCTGGAAGATGGACGTCACCGGCAGCTATACGACCAACAAGATGATTTCCTTTTCCAACTCCCTTTACCAGTTCTCCCACCTCGACCTGGGCGGGATCTCCGGCCCCGGCGCCCTGGGGAACGCGTTGCGCATCGACCAAGGCGGCGCCATCGGGAACTTCTACGGGAAACGGTTTGCCGGCTTCGATACCTCCGGTCACTGGCTGTTTTACAAGGCCGACGGCAAGACCAAAGTGCCCTTGTCCGGTATCACCCAATCCGACTACACCATCCTGGGGAACGGCATCCCCAAATACATCCTGTCTTGGACCAACAGTTTCGTATACAAGAACTGGGACCTGCGCATCTTTTTCCGCGGCCGTTTCAAGTATAAGATCCTCAACACCATGGACCTTGACTACGGGAACAAGTTTACCCTCCCCGGAAACGTCCTGAACAGCGCCTTTGGGAAGTACAACCAGCTCAACGACACTTACGAATATTCGGATTACTACCTCCAACCCGGGGGCTTCCTCAAACTGGACAACGTCACCGTGGGGTATACCTTTCGCATTCGTACACCGCTCATCCGCTCCCTGCGGCTTTATGCCAGCGGCAGCAACCTGGCCATTATTACCAAGTACAAAGGGAACGACCCCGACTTCGTGGAAGACACCGGTCTGACGACCGGGATCGACTCCCAGAATGCCTATCCCGACACGCGTTCCTTTTTACTTGGCCTAAACCTCGGTTTCTAA
- a CDS encoding sensor histidine kinase: MNLTIAAYRAIAIAGFLVLSGVQFFLLYNTYELKNEQFFQSKKEPIGGDYLTMIRNDKVIPGGQRILDGFINKDMMEMERLYKDDRMTFDHYRQRVCDSAFAALARANNLDSALRVVRERRHLSSPLSYAIFVRSLDVSFRRDQYVSCYNNKVWDTGLTHVIQTDYGVRIGGNLFHIHPRSLVTSLTVSASRDYSYRITADLYVDTADRQWTIFRRMLPAFLLSLFSIGSVVLLFYLTFQNWRRQKQLSEMKSDFINGITHEFHTPLAAIMVANRAIQSEKQPLLPLTEVIERQAERLKTLIGNVLNIATLHRIDLHKRAQSVHALLDKLVSDYRLQRPDIVLFLDKNATRDTAALDPFWFGTIFLNIFDNAVKYNNKDEKQVHLLTSSDRKNLYVEIRDNGIGIPSSVREHIFDKFYRDTRSVQGSVKGLGLGLYYVRTAVDAHEWTITVDSTEGEGSAFLITIPL, from the coding sequence TTGAACTTAACCATAGCCGCATACCGCGCCATAGCCATCGCCGGTTTCCTGGTATTGTCAGGGGTCCAGTTTTTCCTTTTGTACAATACGTACGAGCTTAAAAACGAGCAATTTTTCCAAAGCAAAAAGGAACCTATCGGGGGCGACTACCTCACGATGATCCGCAACGACAAAGTCATCCCGGGCGGTCAGCGCATCCTGGACGGGTTTATCAACAAGGACATGATGGAGATGGAACGGCTGTACAAGGACGACAGGATGACTTTCGACCACTACCGGCAAAGGGTATGCGACAGTGCATTTGCCGCCCTGGCCCGCGCGAACAACCTCGACAGCGCGCTTCGCGTCGTCCGCGAGCGACGCCACCTGTCAAGCCCCTTGTCGTATGCCATTTTTGTCCGTTCGCTGGACGTATCGTTCCGCCGCGACCAGTATGTCTCCTGTTACAACAACAAGGTGTGGGATACCGGGCTGACACACGTCATCCAAACGGACTATGGCGTACGCATCGGTGGCAACCTTTTCCACATACATCCCCGGAGCCTGGTCACTTCCCTGACCGTGTCCGCCAGCCGGGATTATTCCTATCGCATCACCGCGGACCTTTATGTGGATACGGCCGACCGGCAATGGACGATCTTCCGGCGGATGCTCCCGGCCTTTTTGTTGTCCCTGTTTTCCATCGGGTCCGTCGTCCTTTTATTCTACCTCACCTTTCAAAACTGGCGGCGGCAAAAACAACTGTCGGAGATGAAGTCCGATTTTATCAACGGCATCACCCATGAATTCCATACCCCCCTGGCGGCCATCATGGTCGCCAACCGCGCCATCCAAAGCGAAAAGCAGCCGTTGTTGCCCCTTACGGAAGTGATCGAGCGCCAGGCAGAAAGGTTAAAGACGCTGATCGGCAATGTATTGAACATTGCGACGCTTCACCGCATCGACCTCCACAAACGAGCGCAGTCCGTACATGCACTCCTTGATAAGTTGGTGTCGGATTACCGGCTGCAACGGCCGGATATAGTATTGTTTCTGGATAAAAATGCAACCAGGGACACCGCGGCCCTGGATCCTTTTTGGTTCGGCACCATTTTTTTGAATATTTTTGACAACGCCGTTAAGTACAACAACAAGGACGAGAAACAGGTTCACCTCCTTACCTCCTCCGACCGCAAAAACCTGTATGTGGAGATCAGGGACAATGGCATCGGTATTCCCTCCTCCGTCAGGGAGCATATTTTTGACAAATTTTACCGGGACACCCGCTCCGTTCAAGGCTCTGTAAAAGGATTGGGCTTAGGGCTCTACTACGTCCGCACCGCCGTGGATGCCCACGAATGGACCATCACCGTCGACAGCACGGAAGGGGAGGGCAGTGCTTTTTTGATCACGATACCACTATAA
- a CDS encoding response regulator transcription factor, giving the protein MQPKTLLVEDEIDLGTVVKQYLDISDFATDLFPSAHTALQQLREHPDMYQIAILDITMPDMDGFELATRILDMGLRLPFIFLTARNEKKDRLRGLRIGADDYIVKPFDVDELVLRMRNIIRRRTDDDGIVQRGDVRFYKEGLKLRVGEGDEIILTPKESELLDFLFRHQNRVLKREDILNQLWGDSDYFLGRSLDVFISRLRKYLNASRNIRIQNVYGVGFLFNVSHSES; this is encoded by the coding sequence ATGCAACCAAAAACACTACTCGTTGAAGATGAAATTGACCTGGGCACTGTCGTCAAACAATACCTGGACATAAGCGATTTTGCCACCGATCTTTTCCCCAGCGCCCACACCGCCCTGCAACAGCTCCGTGAACACCCGGACATGTACCAGATCGCCATCCTCGATATTACGATGCCTGATATGGATGGCTTCGAGCTGGCGACCCGGATTTTAGACATGGGGCTTCGCCTGCCCTTTATTTTCCTGACGGCGAGGAACGAAAAAAAGGACCGACTCCGGGGCCTCCGGATCGGGGCGGATGACTATATCGTCAAACCCTTCGACGTTGACGAGCTCGTGCTGCGGATGCGCAACATCATCCGCCGGCGGACCGACGACGACGGTATCGTCCAGCGGGGAGACGTTCGCTTTTATAAAGAAGGGTTAAAGCTCCGGGTGGGGGAAGGGGACGAGATCATCCTCACCCCCAAGGAGTCGGAGCTGCTGGATTTTCTTTTCCGTCACCAAAACCGGGTCTTGAAACGGGAGGACATCCTCAACCAGTTGTGGGGGGATAGTGACTATTTCCTGGGGCGGAGCCTGGATGTGTTTATCTCCCGCCTGAGGAAATACCTCAATGCCTCCCGGAACATCCGGATTCAGAATGTCTATGGGGTAGGTTTTTTGTTCAATGTCAGTCATTCAGAATCCTGA
- a CDS encoding DUF2442 domain-containing protein, with protein MRTITNIKALNDYLLECVFSDGSTRIADIKPFLTAEAFKPLLDPRIFSSTLSNQGYFVEWKDQDIDLSADTLWHISAQA; from the coding sequence ATGCGGACAATTACCAACATAAAGGCATTAAATGACTACCTCTTGGAATGCGTTTTTAGCGACGGCTCCACTCGGATCGCCGATATTAAGCCTTTTCTAACTGCGGAAGCATTTAAGCCTCTTCTAGATCCGCGTATATTTTCCTCTACTCTTTCTAATCAAGGTTATTTTGTCGAATGGAAAGATCAGGACATTGATCTCAGTGCTGATACGCTTTGGCATATTTCTGCGCAGGCATAG
- a CDS encoding RNA polymerase sigma factor, whose amino-acid sequence MSIQKTPEHDLSDLLTGIRKGDLFAFKKVVALYQDFVNEACFAVLRNKDQAIEAGSRVFQMLWDNRSDISSRTLIKTYLTMAAYEVCKAQRRGSVPETPAIIPREKRTVRR is encoded by the coding sequence ATGAGTATACAGAAAACACCAGAACACGACCTTTCGGACCTTTTAACAGGGATAAGAAAGGGAGACCTTTTTGCCTTTAAAAAGGTGGTAGCGTTGTATCAGGACTTTGTCAATGAAGCCTGTTTTGCTGTTCTCCGAAATAAGGACCAGGCTATCGAGGCAGGGAGCCGCGTCTTTCAAATGCTTTGGGACAATCGATCTGATATAAGTAGTCGGACCTTGATAAAAACCTACCTGACGATGGCTGCTTATGAGGTATGCAAAGCTCAGCGTCGTGGATCTGTTCCGGAAACACCAGCTATAATTCCAAGAGAAAAACGCACCGTCAGGCGGTAA
- a CDS encoding SpoIIAA family protein — protein MEQKNPDRVIYTRHKDYLKASYVENFAFVHRNDSEDIVRHRLDMQGGESVKLLLEFPDPRRFSIGAHLYLASSEAREGIEMCAIVTKSKWEYFAARFATAVANTGYPVAVFKSEEDAIEWLTGNPKPVGISYPAAL, from the coding sequence ATGGAACAGAAAAACCCAGATCGCGTCATTTACACGCGCCACAAGGATTATTTGAAAGCATCGTACGTTGAAAACTTTGCATTCGTACATCGTAACGACTCAGAGGACATCGTTCGCCACAGGTTAGACATGCAAGGCGGAGAATCCGTTAAGCTACTCCTGGAATTTCCGGATCCCCGCCGGTTTTCAATTGGTGCCCACTTGTATCTTGCGAGCAGCGAGGCGCGCGAAGGAATTGAGATGTGCGCTATTGTCACTAAATCAAAATGGGAATACTTCGCAGCACGTTTTGCAACAGCAGTGGCAAACACGGGATACCCTGTTGCGGTATTTAAAAGCGAAGAGGATGCCATCGAATGGCTTACAGGCAACCCGAAGCCTGTTGGAATTTCGTATCCCGCAGCTTTATAG
- a CDS encoding response regulator transcription factor codes for MEPKILLADDHIMISKGLRLTIELDLGFSSIKSVTSCSELLKELKKEHYTHLIVDIGLPDGSSLDILPAIRGLYPQLNILVFSAKPTDTYAKAIKSFGINNYLSKQGDEDLIRSRLKQFLFNETPAPVQAGNDDSPFAGLTTRELETLHYLLEGKGTNDIAAALNVTAGTVSGFKRQIFEKTNTNNIKELTELAALYKIS; via the coding sequence ATGGAGCCCAAGATTTTACTTGCGGACGATCACATCATGATATCAAAAGGCCTACGGTTGACCATCGAGCTCGATTTGGGATTCTCAAGTATAAAAAGTGTGACTTCCTGCAGCGAGCTCCTGAAAGAACTAAAGAAAGAGCACTATACCCACCTGATCGTTGATATTGGCCTTCCGGACGGAAGCTCTCTTGACATACTACCGGCAATTAGAGGCCTGTACCCCCAGCTAAACATCCTGGTCTTCTCTGCAAAGCCGACCGATACTTATGCGAAGGCAATAAAGTCCTTCGGGATAAATAATTATTTGTCAAAACAGGGAGATGAAGACCTGATAAGATCAAGACTTAAACAATTTCTGTTCAATGAAACACCTGCTCCAGTCCAAGCTGGCAACGACGATAGTCCTTTTGCCGGCCTTACAACAAGGGAACTAGAGACGCTTCACTATTTACTGGAAGGAAAAGGTACCAATGATATTGCTGCGGCCTTGAATGTTACTGCCGGTACGGTTTCGGGATTTAAAAGACAAATTTTTGAAAAGACAAACACAAATAATATCAAAGAGCTGACCGAACTTGCAGCGCTATATAAGATCAGTTGA